A genomic window from Lycium barbarum isolate Lr01 chromosome 4, ASM1917538v2, whole genome shotgun sequence includes:
- the LOC132638285 gene encoding pectin acetylesterase 8-like isoform X2, whose product MATFMLALLACLAVLCTTVLGARIVNITILESATDQGAVCLDGSPPAYYLDRGFDTGISNWIIFLQGGGWCDSIPDCQGRATMDTGSSKHMTKQTQFAGILHNTPQENPDFYNWNRVWVNYCDGSSFTGDVEQVDPENNLFFRGARIFKAVLEDLRSKGMQYAKNAILSGTSAGGLATILNCDKFKSLLPNDAIVKCVANAGFFINVKTISGTSNIQTTYHRVVTLHGSAKNLPPSCTSTMEPSLCFFPQHVVPYVETPLFIINSAYDAWQISNTLVPANLDPRHVWEHCKAQISSCTFSQRIVIQVFGVEFLRAFEGLNPCYTRGYFITSCHTHEQIVSTNYWFSATSPNILNKTIAEAVGDWYFDRVGFHQHIDPYPSARDC is encoded by the exons ATGGCAACATTTATGTTGGCTTTGCTAGCATGTCTAGCAGTATTGTGCACCACTGTTCTCGGCGCCAGAATTGTCAATATCACAATACTAGAAAGCGCAACTGACCAAGGCGCAG TGTGCCTCGATGGGAGCCCGCCCGCTTATTATCTTGACAGGGGATTTGATACCGGAATTTCCAACTGGATTATCTTCCTTCAA GGCGGTGGGTGGTGTGACAGTATCCCCGATTGCCAAGGACGTGCAACTATGGACACAGGTTCTTCCAAGCATATGACGAAACAAACTCAATTTGCCGGGATACTTCATAACACTCCCCAAGAAAATCCAG ATTTTTACAACTGGAACAGGGTGTGGGTGAATTATTGTGATGGATCATCTTTTACTGGCGATGTCGAACAAGTTGATCCA GAGAACAACCTTTTCTTCAGAGGAGCAAGAATATTTAAAGCTGTTCTGGAAGATTTACGGAGCAAAGGAATGCAATATGCTAAAAAT GCAATCTTGAGTGGAACTTCCGCCGGAGGATTGGCTACAATTTTGAACTGCGACAAGTTCAAATCCCTCCTTCCAAATGATGCCATAGTAAAGTGCGTAGCAAACGCAGGCTTCTTCATCAACGT CAAGACAATCTCTGGTACTTCTAATATTCAAACGACGTATCATAGAGTTGTTACTTTACAT GGATCGGCTAAGAATTTGCCTCCATCTTGCACGTCTACAATGGAACCAAGTCTG TGCTTTTTCCCTCAACATGTTGTTCCATACGTTGAGACTCCACTTTTTATAATCAATTCCGCATATGACGCTTGGCAG ATTAGCAACACTTTGGTTCCTGCAAACCTCGATCCTCGACATGTTTGGGAACATTGCAAGGCTCAAATAAGTAGCTGCACGTTTAGTCAGCGTATAGTTATTCAAG TTTTCGGAGTGGAGTTCTTGAGGGCATTCGAGGGACTCAACCCTTGTTATACGAGGGGTTATTTcatcacttcttgtcacactcaTGAGCAAATCGTATCGACGAATTATTGGTTTAGTGCTACCTCTCCAAACATACTTAATAAG ACAATTGCGGAAGCTGTTGGTGATTGGTATTTTGATAGGGTAGGATTTCATCAACATATAGACCCATATCCTTCTGCTAGAGATTGCTAA
- the LOC132638285 gene encoding pectin acetylesterase 11-like isoform X3 has product MATFMLALLACLAVLCTTVLGARIVNITILESATDQGAVCLDGSPPAYYLDRGFDTGISNWIIFLQGGGWCDSIPDCQGRATMDTGSSKHMTKQTQFAGILHNTPQENPVLELVDFYNWNRVWVNYCDGSSFTGDVEQVDPENNLFFRGARIFKAVLEDLRSKGMQYAKNAILSGTSAGGLATILNCDKFKSLLPNDAIVKCVANAGFFINVKTISGTSNIQTTYHRVVTLHGSAKNLPPSCTSTMEPSLCFFPQHVVPYVETPLFIINSAYDAWQISNTLVPANLDPRHVWEHCKAQISSCTFSQRIVIQGHSGLSSKSVSATYSSQE; this is encoded by the exons ATGGCAACATTTATGTTGGCTTTGCTAGCATGTCTAGCAGTATTGTGCACCACTGTTCTCGGCGCCAGAATTGTCAATATCACAATACTAGAAAGCGCAACTGACCAAGGCGCAG TGTGCCTCGATGGGAGCCCGCCCGCTTATTATCTTGACAGGGGATTTGATACCGGAATTTCCAACTGGATTATCTTCCTTCAA GGCGGTGGGTGGTGTGACAGTATCCCCGATTGCCAAGGACGTGCAACTATGGACACAGGTTCTTCCAAGCATATGACGAAACAAACTCAATTTGCCGGGATACTTCATAACACTCCCCAAGAAAATCCAG TATTGGAATTGGTAGATTTTTACAACTGGAACAGGGTGTGGGTGAATTATTGTGATGGATCATCTTTTACTGGCGATGTCGAACAAGTTGATCCA GAGAACAACCTTTTCTTCAGAGGAGCAAGAATATTTAAAGCTGTTCTGGAAGATTTACGGAGCAAAGGAATGCAATATGCTAAAAAT GCAATCTTGAGTGGAACTTCCGCCGGAGGATTGGCTACAATTTTGAACTGCGACAAGTTCAAATCCCTCCTTCCAAATGATGCCATAGTAAAGTGCGTAGCAAACGCAGGCTTCTTCATCAACGT CAAGACAATCTCTGGTACTTCTAATATTCAAACGACGTATCATAGAGTTGTTACTTTACAT GGATCGGCTAAGAATTTGCCTCCATCTTGCACGTCTACAATGGAACCAAGTCTG TGCTTTTTCCCTCAACATGTTGTTCCATACGTTGAGACTCCACTTTTTATAATCAATTCCGCATATGACGCTTGGCAG ATTAGCAACACTTTGGTTCCTGCAAACCTCGATCCTCGACATGTTTGGGAACATTGCAAGGCTCAAATAAGTAGCTGCACGTTTAGTCAGCGTATAGTTATTCAAG GGCATTCTGGATTAAGCTCAAAAAGTGTTTCAGCTACATATTCTTCACAAGAATAA
- the LOC132638285 gene encoding pectin acetylesterase 8-like isoform X1 yields MATFMLALLACLAVLCTTVLGARIVNITILESATDQGAVCLDGSPPAYYLDRGFDTGISNWIIFLQGGGWCDSIPDCQGRATMDTGSSKHMTKQTQFAGILHNTPQENPVLELVDFYNWNRVWVNYCDGSSFTGDVEQVDPENNLFFRGARIFKAVLEDLRSKGMQYAKNAILSGTSAGGLATILNCDKFKSLLPNDAIVKCVANAGFFINVKTISGTSNIQTTYHRVVTLHGSAKNLPPSCTSTMEPSLCFFPQHVVPYVETPLFIINSAYDAWQISNTLVPANLDPRHVWEHCKAQISSCTFSQRIVIQVFGVEFLRAFEGLNPCYTRGYFITSCHTHEQIVSTNYWFSATSPNILNKTIAEAVGDWYFDRVGFHQHIDPYPSARDC; encoded by the exons ATGGCAACATTTATGTTGGCTTTGCTAGCATGTCTAGCAGTATTGTGCACCACTGTTCTCGGCGCCAGAATTGTCAATATCACAATACTAGAAAGCGCAACTGACCAAGGCGCAG TGTGCCTCGATGGGAGCCCGCCCGCTTATTATCTTGACAGGGGATTTGATACCGGAATTTCCAACTGGATTATCTTCCTTCAA GGCGGTGGGTGGTGTGACAGTATCCCCGATTGCCAAGGACGTGCAACTATGGACACAGGTTCTTCCAAGCATATGACGAAACAAACTCAATTTGCCGGGATACTTCATAACACTCCCCAAGAAAATCCAG TATTGGAATTGGTAGATTTTTACAACTGGAACAGGGTGTGGGTGAATTATTGTGATGGATCATCTTTTACTGGCGATGTCGAACAAGTTGATCCA GAGAACAACCTTTTCTTCAGAGGAGCAAGAATATTTAAAGCTGTTCTGGAAGATTTACGGAGCAAAGGAATGCAATATGCTAAAAAT GCAATCTTGAGTGGAACTTCCGCCGGAGGATTGGCTACAATTTTGAACTGCGACAAGTTCAAATCCCTCCTTCCAAATGATGCCATAGTAAAGTGCGTAGCAAACGCAGGCTTCTTCATCAACGT CAAGACAATCTCTGGTACTTCTAATATTCAAACGACGTATCATAGAGTTGTTACTTTACAT GGATCGGCTAAGAATTTGCCTCCATCTTGCACGTCTACAATGGAACCAAGTCTG TGCTTTTTCCCTCAACATGTTGTTCCATACGTTGAGACTCCACTTTTTATAATCAATTCCGCATATGACGCTTGGCAG ATTAGCAACACTTTGGTTCCTGCAAACCTCGATCCTCGACATGTTTGGGAACATTGCAAGGCTCAAATAAGTAGCTGCACGTTTAGTCAGCGTATAGTTATTCAAG TTTTCGGAGTGGAGTTCTTGAGGGCATTCGAGGGACTCAACCCTTGTTATACGAGGGGTTATTTcatcacttcttgtcacactcaTGAGCAAATCGTATCGACGAATTATTGGTTTAGTGCTACCTCTCCAAACATACTTAATAAG ACAATTGCGGAAGCTGTTGGTGATTGGTATTTTGATAGGGTAGGATTTCATCAACATATAGACCCATATCCTTCTGCTAGAGATTGCTAA